From Phenylobacterium immobile (ATCC 35973), a single genomic window includes:
- a CDS encoding MFS transporter, translated as MTEASAATPGRRNRLVILGASAGTVFEWYDFYLYGSLASFITVHYFSGVNETTGYIFALLAFAAGFAVRPLGALVFGRMGDLWGRKNTFLVTMLLMGLSTFVVGLLPGYDQIGVLAPIGLILMRLLQGLALGGEYGGAATYVAEHAPPGKRGLYTSWIQTTATLGLFLSLMVILGVRTGIGEEAFKAWGWRIPFLVSALLLGLSLWIRLKLNESPVFQKMVDEGSTSKAPLKEAFANRANLKLVVFALAGLTAGQAVVWYTGQFYALFFLEKTLKVDGVSSNTLVALALLLGTPFFVVFGWLSDKVGRKPIILAGCLAAALTYFPIFKALTGAANPALAAASAAAPVTVIADPVQCHFQFDPVGKARFASGCDIARAALAGAGVGYEMRDALTGDETRVMVGAAELTSYSTAPESLASAKSDFNAKLGAELAAAGYPARADPAQINRPLVTGLLWLLVLYVTMVYGPIAAALVEMFPARIRYTSMSLPYHLGNGWFGGFLPTTAFAMVAATGNPYFGLWYPVTVAAVTVVVGAIFVREMNGARIED; from the coding sequence ATGACCGAAGCAAGCGCGGCGACACCTGGGAGGCGCAACCGCCTCGTGATTCTCGGCGCCTCGGCGGGCACGGTCTTCGAGTGGTACGACTTCTACCTCTACGGCTCGCTGGCGAGCTTCATCACCGTCCACTACTTTTCCGGCGTCAACGAGACGACAGGCTATATCTTCGCCCTCCTGGCCTTCGCGGCGGGATTTGCGGTGCGGCCGCTGGGCGCGCTCGTCTTTGGGCGGATGGGCGATCTCTGGGGTCGCAAGAACACCTTCCTTGTCACCATGCTGCTGATGGGGCTCTCGACCTTCGTGGTCGGCCTCCTGCCAGGCTATGACCAGATCGGCGTCCTGGCGCCGATCGGCCTGATCCTGATGCGGCTTCTGCAGGGCCTGGCGCTCGGCGGCGAGTATGGCGGGGCGGCGACCTATGTCGCCGAGCACGCACCGCCGGGCAAACGCGGCCTCTACACCAGCTGGATCCAGACCACGGCGACGCTGGGCCTGTTCCTCAGCCTGATGGTCATCCTGGGCGTGCGCACCGGCATCGGCGAGGAGGCCTTCAAGGCCTGGGGCTGGCGCATCCCCTTCCTGGTCTCGGCGCTGCTGCTCGGGCTGTCCTTGTGGATCCGCCTCAAGCTGAACGAGAGCCCGGTCTTCCAGAAGATGGTGGACGAGGGCTCGACATCGAAGGCGCCGCTGAAGGAGGCCTTCGCCAACCGCGCGAACCTGAAGCTCGTGGTCTTCGCGCTCGCCGGGCTCACCGCGGGCCAGGCGGTGGTCTGGTACACCGGCCAGTTCTACGCCCTGTTCTTCCTGGAGAAGACGCTGAAGGTCGACGGGGTCTCGTCCAACACCCTGGTGGCGCTGGCGCTTCTTTTGGGCACGCCGTTCTTCGTGGTGTTCGGCTGGCTCTCGGACAAGGTGGGCCGCAAGCCGATCATCCTGGCGGGATGCCTGGCCGCCGCGCTGACCTACTTCCCGATCTTCAAGGCCCTGACCGGCGCGGCCAACCCCGCCCTGGCGGCGGCCAGCGCGGCGGCGCCGGTGACCGTGATCGCCGATCCGGTCCAGTGTCACTTCCAATTCGACCCGGTGGGCAAGGCGCGGTTCGCCTCAGGCTGCGACATCGCCCGCGCCGCCCTGGCCGGGGCTGGCGTCGGTTATGAGATGCGCGACGCCCTCACAGGCGATGAGACGCGGGTGATGGTCGGCGCCGCCGAGCTCACAAGCTATTCCACCGCACCGGAATCCCTCGCCAGCGCCAAGAGCGACTTCAACGCCAAATTGGGCGCGGAGCTGGCGGCGGCCGGCTATCCCGCCCGGGCCGACCCGGCGCAGATCAACCGGCCGCTGGTGACGGGCCTGCTGTGGCTGCTCGTGCTCTATGTGACCATGGTCTACGGGCCGATCGCCGCGGCGCTCGTCGAGATGTTCCCGGCGCGCATCCGCTACACCTCGATGAGCCTGCCCTACCACCTGGGCAACGGCTGGTTCGGCGGCTTCCTGCCGACCACCGCCTTCGCCATGGTGGCGGCGACCGGAAACCCCTACTTCGGGCTCTGGTATCCGGTGACGGTGGCGGCGGTCACCGTCGTCGTCGGCGCGATCTTCGTGCGCGAGATGAACGGCGCGCGTATCGAGGACTGA
- a CDS encoding TspO/MBR family protein, whose amino-acid sequence MSNLLRRAVDEVANSEGRTNRHIMTGLVITATAVAISALIARTNAPTPENPEVYSDYEELVQPEIKPPPKLFAAIWPPLFMALTLSGLRIWNAPRSAARLQALTLWGAIQGLNAVWMALGPRRLSGQLAAAVLSLGTSAAYAWRARRVDPPSANMVAPYLGWMAFANVLTEELWRKNPQARTLRSSQN is encoded by the coding sequence GTGTCGAATCTGCTGCGCCGCGCCGTGGATGAAGTGGCCAACAGCGAGGGCCGCACCAACCGGCACATCATGACGGGCCTCGTCATCACCGCGACCGCCGTGGCCATTTCAGCCCTGATTGCGCGCACCAACGCGCCCACGCCTGAGAATCCGGAAGTCTACTCCGACTACGAAGAGCTGGTTCAGCCGGAGATCAAGCCTCCGCCGAAGCTGTTCGCCGCCATCTGGCCGCCGCTGTTCATGGCGCTGACCCTGTCGGGCCTGCGGATCTGGAACGCGCCGCGCAGCGCCGCGCGCCTCCAGGCCCTGACGCTCTGGGGTGCGATCCAGGGCCTGAACGCGGTGTGGATGGCGCTGGGACCCAGGCGTCTTAGCGGTCAGCTGGCGGCCGCGGTCCTGTCGCTCGGAACCTCGGCGGCCTACGCCTGGCGCGCCCGCCGCGTTGATCCGCCGTCGGCCAACATGGTCGCGCCCTATCTCGGCTGGATGGCCTTCGCCAATGTCCTGACCGAAGAGCTGTGGCGCAAGAACCCCCAGGCCCGTACCCTGCGCTCGTCGCAAAACTAG
- the fba gene encoding class II fructose-bisphosphate aldolase (catalyzes the reversible aldol condensation of dihydroxyacetonephosphate and glyceraldehyde 3-phosphate in the Calvin cycle, glycolysis, and/or gluconeogenesis) — MARITLRQLLDHAAEHDYGLPAFNINNMEQGLAIMEAAAKVDAPVIIQASRGARSYANDIVLKHLIDALAEMYPAIPICMHQDHGNSEATCATAIQYGFTSVMMDGSLKADGKSPADYDYNVKVTKNVVDMAHWVGASVEGELGILGSLETGEGEKEDGHGFEGKLDHSQLLTDPDQAVDFVKATEVDALAIAMGTSHGAYKFSRKPDGEVLAMNVIEEIHRRLPNTHLVMHGSSSVPQDLQDIINQYGGEMPQTWGVPVEEIQRGIKHGVRKINIDTDNRMAMTGAIRKIFAENPGEFDPRKYLKPAMDAMRVVCTQRFEEFGAAGWGSKITPLPQSVMAKRYAAGELSPKFTTAKIAAE, encoded by the coding sequence ATGGCGCGGATCACGCTTCGACAACTTCTCGACCACGCAGCCGAGCACGACTACGGCCTGCCGGCCTTCAACATCAACAACATGGAGCAGGGCCTCGCGATCATGGAGGCGGCCGCCAAGGTCGACGCACCGGTGATCATCCAGGCGAGCCGCGGCGCGCGCTCCTACGCCAATGACATCGTGCTGAAGCACCTGATCGACGCGCTCGCCGAGATGTACCCGGCGATCCCGATCTGCATGCACCAGGACCACGGCAACAGCGAAGCCACCTGCGCCACGGCGATCCAGTACGGCTTCACCAGCGTGATGATGGACGGCTCGCTGAAGGCCGACGGCAAGTCGCCCGCCGACTACGACTACAACGTCAAGGTCACCAAGAACGTGGTCGACATGGCCCATTGGGTCGGCGCCTCGGTCGAGGGCGAGCTCGGCATCCTGGGCAGCCTGGAGACCGGCGAAGGCGAGAAGGAAGACGGCCACGGCTTCGAGGGCAAACTCGACCACAGCCAGCTGCTGACCGATCCCGACCAGGCGGTCGACTTCGTGAAGGCCACTGAGGTCGACGCGCTGGCCATCGCCATGGGCACCAGCCATGGCGCCTATAAGTTCAGCCGCAAGCCGGACGGCGAAGTCCTGGCGATGAACGTGATCGAAGAGATCCACCGCCGCCTGCCCAACACCCACCTGGTGATGCACGGCTCGTCCTCCGTGCCGCAGGACCTGCAGGACATCATCAACCAGTACGGCGGCGAGATGCCCCAGACCTGGGGCGTGCCGGTCGAAGAGATTCAGCGCGGCATCAAGCACGGCGTGCGCAAGATCAACATCGACACCGACAACCGGATGGCCATGACCGGCGCGATCCGCAAGATCTTCGCCGAGAACCCGGGCGAGTTCGACCCGCGCAAGTATCTGAAGCCCGCCATGGACGCCATGCGGGTGGTCTGCACGCAGCGCTTCGAAGAATTCGGCGCCGCCGGCTGGGGCAGCAAGATCACGCCGCTGCCGCAATCGGTCATGGCCAAACGCTACGCCGCGGGGGAGCTTTCGCCGAAGTTCACCACGGCCAAGATCGCCGCCGAATAG
- a CDS encoding phosphoglycerate kinase — MTFKTLDDADLSGKRALVRVDFNVPMADGAVSDDTRLRAAKPTIDKLKAGGAKIVLLAHFDRPKGKRVDAMSLKPIAEALSKVLGAPVAFADDCVGPSAKAAVDALSNGEVLLLENVRFHPGEEANDPEFAKALAANGDLYVNDAFSAAHRAHASTEGLARVLPAYAGEQMRLELNALDAALGNPQRPVLGIVGGSKVSTKLDLLRNLVTKLDKLAIGGGMANTFLYAQGHDVGASYCEKDLADTARDIIRLAGQNNCKLFLPLDIVVAEKIAPGAPAHVRMAGSIDDDERILDAGPETVERLCRAMGNSKTLIWNGPLGVFEVPPFDKGTMDAARHAAALAKDGKLVAVAGGGDTVAALNAAGVTGDFTFVSTAGGAFLEWMEGKELPGVAALSR, encoded by the coding sequence ATGACCTTCAAGACCCTCGACGACGCGGATCTCTCTGGAAAACGGGCCTTGGTCCGCGTCGACTTCAACGTGCCGATGGCTGATGGCGCCGTCAGCGACGACACCCGCCTGCGGGCCGCCAAGCCGACCATCGACAAGCTGAAGGCCGGCGGCGCCAAGATCGTCCTGCTGGCGCACTTCGACCGGCCGAAGGGCAAGCGGGTCGACGCCATGAGCCTGAAGCCGATCGCCGAGGCGCTCTCGAAGGTCCTGGGCGCTCCGGTCGCCTTCGCCGACGACTGCGTCGGGCCGTCGGCCAAGGCGGCGGTGGACGCGCTCTCGAACGGCGAGGTTCTGCTTCTGGAGAATGTCCGCTTCCATCCGGGCGAGGAAGCCAACGATCCGGAGTTCGCCAAGGCCCTGGCCGCCAACGGCGACCTCTACGTCAATGACGCCTTTTCGGCCGCCCACCGCGCCCACGCCTCGACCGAGGGTCTGGCCCGCGTCCTGCCCGCCTACGCCGGCGAGCAGATGCGCCTGGAGCTGAACGCGCTGGACGCGGCCCTGGGCAACCCGCAACGGCCGGTGCTGGGCATCGTCGGCGGATCGAAGGTCTCGACCAAGCTCGACCTGCTGCGCAATCTGGTGACCAAGCTCGACAAGCTGGCCATCGGCGGCGGCATGGCCAACACCTTCCTTTACGCCCAGGGGCACGACGTCGGCGCCTCCTACTGCGAGAAGGACCTGGCCGACACCGCGCGCGACATCATCCGCCTGGCCGGCCAGAACAACTGCAAGCTTTTCCTGCCGCTCGACATCGTGGTGGCCGAGAAGATCGCCCCTGGCGCGCCGGCTCATGTCCGCATGGCCGGCTCCATCGACGACGACGAACGCATTCTCGACGCCGGCCCGGAAACCGTGGAGCGTCTGTGCCGCGCCATGGGCAACTCCAAGACCCTGATCTGGAACGGTCCGCTGGGCGTGTTCGAGGTTCCGCCCTTCGACAAGGGCACCATGGACGCGGCGCGACATGCCGCCGCCCTGGCCAAGGACGGCAAGCTGGTGGCGGTCGCCGGTGGTGGTGATACGGTGGCGGCCTTGAACGCCGCCGGCGTGACGGGCGACTTCACCTTCGTCTCGACCGCCGGAGGGGCGTTCCTGGAATGGATGGAAGGCAAGGAGCTGCCGGGGGTGGCGGCTCTTAGCCGGTAA